The Lactobacillus sp. CBA3605 genome contains a region encoding:
- a CDS encoding WxL domain-containing protein, whose amino-acid sequence MKKVTQQLALMSTILSLGSLLSTIPATAESAETTADVDLKQSATDNSIALDQAPTYQFKDLELSASRRDYTATAVNDHLIVRNPGVESGWQVTAKISDFKRLGNRQSDGANQLVGAQLTLMSGIVAPTEDDNPSVRPVTTNNIVLSDQDQAIMTAAKGAGLGTYQLEHINSQVKLSVPSGNRTGTYQAKITWTLGNAPTGA is encoded by the coding sequence ATGAAAAAAGTCACACAACAGCTTGCGTTGATGAGCACAATTTTAAGTTTAGGTAGTTTATTAAGTACAATACCGGCAACAGCGGAAAGTGCTGAAACAACGGCAGATGTTGATTTAAAACAATCGGCCACGGATAACAGTATTGCGTTGGATCAGGCGCCAACATACCAGTTTAAAGATTTAGAATTATCGGCTAGTCGGCGTGACTATACGGCTACAGCGGTTAACGACCACTTAATTGTTCGCAATCCCGGGGTTGAGAGTGGTTGGCAAGTCACGGCTAAGATTTCAGATTTCAAACGACTTGGTAATCGGCAGTCAGATGGTGCCAATCAGTTAGTTGGTGCCCAGTTAACCTTAATGAGCGGGATAGTTGCACCAACTGAGGATGATAATCCATCAGTTCGGCCGGTGACGACCAATAATATTGTCTTAAGTGATCAAGATCAAGCTATCATGACTGCTGCCAAAGGAGCGGGGTTAGGAACTTATCAATTGGAACATATTAACTCACAAGTTAAGTTAAGTGTGCCCAGTGGTAATCGCACCGGGACCTACCAAGCAAAGATTACTTGGACGCTAGGCAATGCGCCAACGGGTGCTTAA
- a CDS encoding HAD family hydrolase, giving the protein MPKYLVFMDIDGTLLTDHQYISDHTKATIERLQKQDVMFYIATGRMYELAKIVRNKLNPDVRLVTSNGAVFDGAQGREITKLGGAAVELAYLIARRDNLPMMLFTPTMAYYTEQIPRFVARNAANFDADETSIGYAEVKSFSQLAAIEDQITNGVILSREDMSRLDSAREKLTSSKLLRLSSSNPNNIEMIPLHTDKGTAVKQIQQEQNVDAAHTFVFGDGLNDVGMMAAADLSVAMGNALPQVKTAANYETDTNYNDGLALFLDQYFEKESR; this is encoded by the coding sequence ATGCCAAAATATCTAGTCTTTATGGACATTGATGGCACCTTGTTAACTGATCATCAGTATATCTCTGATCATACCAAGGCCACCATCGAACGATTACAAAAACAGGATGTCATGTTTTATATTGCCACCGGCCGGATGTATGAATTAGCCAAGATTGTCCGCAACAAGTTGAATCCAGATGTCCGTTTAGTCACATCAAATGGGGCCGTCTTTGATGGCGCCCAGGGACGTGAAATTACTAAGTTAGGTGGGGCTGCAGTTGAATTAGCGTATTTAATTGCGCGGCGTGATAATTTACCAATGATGTTATTTACACCCACCATGGCTTATTACACGGAACAGATTCCACGCTTTGTGGCACGGAATGCAGCTAACTTTGATGCGGATGAAACGTCAATTGGCTATGCTGAAGTTAAGAGTTTCTCACAGTTAGCTGCGATTGAGGATCAAATTACGAATGGCGTTATTTTAAGTCGTGAGGATATGTCACGCTTAGATTCAGCCCGTGAAAAGTTAACCAGTAGTAAATTATTACGCTTATCGTCATCTAATCCGAATAATATTGAAATGATTCCATTGCATACAGATAAAGGAACCGCCGTCAAACAGATCCAACAAGAACAAAATGTTGATGCGGCTCATACTTTTGTCTTTGGCGATGGCTTAAATGATGTTGGGATGATGGCGGCGGCTGACCTCTCAGTTGCGATGGGGAATGCGTTGCCACAAGTTAAGACTGCGGCTAATTATGAAACTGATACAAATTATAATGATGGTCTGGCGCTCTTTTTAGATCAGTATTTTGAAAAAGAATCACGATAA
- a CDS encoding histidine phosphatase family protein — protein sequence MATIHLYLVRHGQTSLNAANRLQGIYDSKLTANGVRSAQQLARMLASVPFDAAYTSDLGRAQQTTRIITALHPELKKPTIDVGLREFNFGGLEGTKNTWVVQQVRKQLGIGTFLKLMLSKERFATLLWVFNSLDQTRTAETLVGVTDRINRTLRRISLFESQTATQDRNILIVSHGLVLSAFLYQLSPHKLPTRLLKNTSVTRVDYTNRQFDLIDINVTPRTHS from the coding sequence ATGGCAACAATTCATCTTTATCTGGTTCGACATGGTCAGACCAGCTTAAATGCCGCTAACCGTTTACAGGGCATTTATGACTCAAAGTTAACTGCTAACGGCGTGCGATCGGCCCAACAACTCGCGCGGATGTTGGCCAGTGTCCCTTTTGATGCAGCTTATACCAGTGACTTAGGTCGAGCCCAACAGACCACTCGGATTATCACTGCCTTACATCCTGAACTAAAAAAACCGACGATTGACGTCGGTTTACGAGAATTCAACTTTGGTGGCCTCGAAGGCACTAAAAACACTTGGGTGGTTCAACAGGTCCGCAAACAGTTAGGCATTGGGACCTTCTTAAAATTGATGCTAAGTAAAGAACGTTTTGCGACCCTTTTATGGGTTTTCAACTCCCTAGACCAAACGCGCACCGCTGAAACACTGGTTGGGGTTACTGATCGGATTAACCGAACCTTGCGGCGAATTAGTCTGTTTGAATCCCAAACAGCTACCCAAGATCGTAATATTCTGATTGTCTCACACGGCTTAGTTTTAAGCGCTTTCCTCTATCAACTTAGTCCCCACAAATTGCCAACCCGGTTATTAAAAAACACCAGTGTCACTCGGGTTGACTATACCAATCGTCAATTTGACTTGATCGATATTAACGTTACGCCGAGGACGCACTCTTAA